From the genome of Aquila chrysaetos chrysaetos chromosome 8, bAquChr1.4, whole genome shotgun sequence:
CCTCAcactgtactggggcctggcctaTGCCTATCAAGCCATAGTTCAGCACTCTCAGAGGACtatggttgaggcagggacccaaactgcatctgaggacaccacgcttgagatagggacccaaacaacaacagtAGGATATCAAGGAATTTGAGTGAGGACCAGAATCCATTTCCTTTATTCCCACCGAGAGAGCACTGGGTCATTCTGAAGGATGGTGCTGGAAGTTTAGCTTACAAATAGGTGTAGTAGTGTTGTCATGGATGATGTCATGCTCCCAATCTTTATCTCTAATATTTACACTTCCCTTGATCTAGTAATGTTTTCATGGCACTAAACCAAATGTAGATCTCCAGAAGTTTCCTGTAACTTGAACTGGCTACTACAGAGGCTGCAATCTTTTTTGCTCAGATCTTGCCCTCTGTGCTAACAGAGGAGCCACAGTCCACCTCCTAGAAAAGGGGAAAGTGCTCAGTAATTATGGAATGAAAGATAATTGTGTAGAAGGTGAGAGCTCAGAGAGCACTAGCTACGCTGACTCTGCAGGGTCAGCTGGTCCACGGAAGAGTCTGTAGTCATAGATATGGTCATCTTGCACATAcgaatatttttatattcagtgtGACTCTACCTACCTAGGAGAGCAAGGCCTTGAGCTGGGTGAAAAATGCTGGTGAGTGATACTGTCCTGCAGTCATGTAGAAGCTGCCACACACCCTTACTAACTAGCAGCCAAAGGGGAATTCTTAATAATGTGAATTTAAGGAGCAGGAGCTTCTGAGCAAATCCAGGCAGGAATTTTCCAAGGAAATCTTGATTTCTTCTGATAGTGTATAAGAGCTGGTCAGTACCGAGGCATTGTTGGTAGCAGGTATATGCCCCTTTTTCAACTAGAAGGGTTTTGAAGTTCATTGTATTCCAATGGagtctttcttttaaactagaaaaagaATTGACAGTCAGCAATGAGTAGTCTGCTGTCCACTCATCTTGGACGCCCTGAGCATCCATACACGAGGATGAGCCACTGACCATTCTGTCAGAACTCTTTGTCTCTATATAAATAGTTATCCTGACTCTGTTATCTTGTGTTTAGAGTTTAAACTAAAGTGGTAGAGACTGAAGCTGAGAGATCTCTGGTCTGTGCAAGCAAAACTGGACTTAGATTGGTATCAGTAAGATCCCAGTTAGTTCCACATGGCCTCTTCTGGATAGGGCcttctctgatttatttttcatgaaaaattgtttaaaatcttGTGTTTTATCTCAGCTGAAATTGGGAATTCCTTGAAATTGcagttttctgcaaaacaagcaaactgTTTTATCAGCCATAATATCAGTTTCTGTGCTATGTTACGAGGTGACTAATATCATGGCAATATCTTTTGTACAGCtccattctctttctttttcaatataGATATGGTGTTGGCAAATGGATTAGAAAGCCAGAATGCAGGAATATTAACAGAACATGGTGTGACCTCTCCAGTGAGACCTCTGACTATGAAGAACAATACTACGCGAGCGTTAAAGCCTTCCTAAATGGGATGTGCTCTGACTGGATGGAGACCACACGATTCAACCCTCTTACAGACAGTAAGGAAAGCTAATCACGCAGCCAGATGTTCAATGGCCTTGATTAATACTGTGTGCTCAGACTGCATGTACCTTCATAGCATGTGATATTTTAACATGAGgttaggggttttttgcagttgtttcaCATTTATGCTTTTGGCAGAagtaattgaaataataatgttaGATTTTGGATATATGTGTGTTAGATATACGGTCTTGTATATACTGAATACTCTTTTGTGCTATGGTAAAGCTTTACTCAAGGCAAATAAAATCTGTGGCACATCCACAGTATAAAGagctctgatttttaaaaaggctctATTAAATCAATCAGTAATCGTACTCTAGATCACAATATCTCTTATCTGTGCCAGATAATCTGAGAACATACTGGTAATTTAGCTTGTTTTAGCGAATGGAGTTTCAAGGTTGTAAAATCCTGCGAAATCACAGGAATTCCTAGGCAAAATTCCAAGTCAGTGTTCACCTTTTCACTATAAAGATCCTCTTAGTTatctgataaaataattttctagcaATATAAATGAATTGTTTGAAGTCCTAGACACCtcaaaacattacaaaaatttAATATCATCCACTTCAAGAAAATGCATGGACAAATCAGTGTGCCTCTGCTGCATTTGACTGTTTTTTGTACATGTTCATTTTTCCAGCTAAAATTGATCCACCCATGGTAAGTGTGTCTTCTACTGAGAAATCTATTTCAATCATTCTGACTGCTCCTGAGAAGTGGAAGAGAAGTCCTGAGGAAGAATCCATATCTCTGCTTCAGGTGTATCCTGGCCTGCAATACAACGTGTCTGTCctcaacaaaaaaacaaagaagcGGGTAAGCTTTGTCAAGGCCGTAGAACTGGACCTATTAAATCTGTGCTCTGTGCTTCTTAAAATGCACTTTGTCCGCAACAGCAAGGATCGAAATAGGATTCATAACCTCATAGGAATTGTAGGATCATTCGGGTTGGAGGGAAGCTCAGGAGATCTCTAGTCCGAACTCCTGTTCGAAGCAGGATCAGCCATGAGCTCAGACCAGGTCGCTCAGGGTTTGTCCAGTTGCATCCTGAAAacctccaaagatggagactgcacaatCTGTTCCACTGCTTGATTTTCTGCTTAGGgaaagaatatttctttatatccaatctgaacctcTCTTTTTTAACTTACGTCCATTGTCTCTCATCCTCCCACCATTCAGcactgtgaagagcctggctctgccttctTGATGACCTCCCTGGGTCATCCTGGGGGCTGCTCTTAGGTCCCCCTGAAGCCATCCCTTCTTCCCTAGGTGGGACAAACTCCAGTCCTTCAGCCTCccctcacagggcaagtgctccagccccagccatcTTGGTGATCCTCTACAAACCCACACCAGTTTGCCAGTCTTTTCTgtattggggggaaaaaaactggtCACGGTATTCTGGATGTGGTCTGATGAGCACTGAGTGGAGGGCAATAATCCTTTCCTCCGTctgctccctcttctcctgttaacacagcccaggatgccGCTGGCCTCCTTTGCTGTGAGGGCACGTTGCGGGCTCACGTTCAGCTCACTGCCTGTCTCCTCTTTGGCAGGGCCACTCCCCAGCCAGTCAGTCTACCGGCAATACTCACAATACATCGTGACAAAGTGCATCCTTTGTCACTCCATCTGAATATCTTCATTTGCCTGTCTCTGCAGATTGACATTTCATTAGCAAGTAGTATTTGCCAGCACAAACACAGTAGATGAGGAAGAGTTCAGTGATCAGTCAAAAAAAGCCATTCATTCTTCTGTTCCCGTCCTCCAGGCATAATCTCTATCTGGCAAATCTCTGAATTTCCTGAACTGAGACAGAAACTTTGCACCAAAAAGGTCACTTTCTGTCAAGAGGGATATTAAAATGCCAAGATTAACAATTAGAGGAAGACAAAAGTTGGGTTGTTTGGTttcgggggttttttttttccataaagatGCTTGACATATAGCAGTTACTTTACTTTGGACTCCAAGGTTTACATAACACCCATTATTCTAAGGCTCCTATCTTTACCAAAACATCCCAATTTGACAGATTTTGTGAAACTGTACTGTGTGCCTTTTATTGGCCTATGTGTCAGGACAGGGCTGGAGTGATGCTTTAGCTCTACTGCAACATCAGCATGAGAATGTGGGCTAATGGTGGCACATGGTTCTacttctgtcgtggtttaaccccagccagcaactaagcaccacacagccgctcactcactccccccccacccagtgggatggggaagaaaattgggaaaagaagcaaatccacgggttgagataagaacagtttaatagaacagaaaagaagaaacgaataatgataatactaataaaatgacaacagcaataatgaaaggattggaatgtacaaatgatacacagtgtaattgctcaccacccaccgaccggcacccagctagtccccgagcggcgattccccgcccccacttcccagttcctatactggatgggacgtcacatggtatggaataccctgttggccagtttgggtcaggtgctctggctgtgtcctgtgccaacttcttgtgcccctccagctttctcgctggctgggcatgagaagctgaaaaatccttgacattagtctaaacactactagcagcaactgaaaacatcggtgttatcaacattcttctcatactgaactcaaaacatagcaccgtaccagctactaggaagacagttaactctattccagctgaaactaggacaacttCATATAAAGCATGAAGTTGTTCAGTAGTGGTAGAAGAATGATTGAATGGAAGGTGAAATATTCAGAGAGGACGTGACCTAATAAATAACTTGAGTTTTgattgtatttggaaaaaaaaggatgcagcTGGCAGTTCTTCTAGTATCATTattctttccagaaaatttGTGTGCTTGTGACACATGTTGTATGGAAGATATTTACCTTTCCATAACTGAGGAGTTAAAGGgggagaaaatttttttttctttttttttatgtctttcagTGGTGGTTCTCCATCAGCAACAACACCTTGGTTGTGCCCTGGTTAGAACCTGGAACAACTTATTGTGTCAGTGCACAGATACGTGTCAGCACACCACTTTTGTACAGTGGGTTCTCCAAAGAATATTGCATTGCTACATTGAAAGGTATGTGTAAGCTGGCAAATTACAAAGAGAAGATGCAGGTTAGAAAAAATCATGGTGATTGCATTTCTAAGTTTTTTATGTATCCATTCTGAGAGTGAAAGCTAGCATTGTTTCTCCCCTCTCTGTGCATTTGTACCAATGAAAAAATCTTTGCCTTTAATAAAACATAGCTGGGATCTACTGACTGGAAAGTGTGTCAGTACCTCTGAGGAGAAGGATCTGCATTCTTTGAGTCTAAGTGAATGGataacattttttctccttgaatgAGGTTTGGGACTGGCAGAGATGGGTCAGTCTGAATTTAGCAACAGGAGAACCTGAGGGAGGAGTTGTTACTtctttttagaatttattttataatttagataataataaaaatttgtcCTGTAGCTCAagtgccattttttttaaaatttcctgcGAATTCCTTGTTTATCTAAAACGTTTGCATCCCATAACCAAAAAGCAATGTGGTGAATGCACACATTACTATctgaatacattaaaaagttgCTTGGTACAAtgaaaacttttgttttgttaacaGATAAAACAGCAGATGAGGCTATAACAGTCACATTTGGATGTGTTCTGCCTGTCATGCTGGctgtcctttttatttcaatgacATGCTATTGTGTGCACAGGTATATTCATGTCAGCAAACAGAAACATCCAACAAACCTGGTAAGTGTTCTGTGTTGCAGGAGGTCACTGCCAACCTTGGCactcacagcagagctgtgcatttTCTGTGGCTCCAAGTCAGCTGGGATGAAACCGTGGCTAGCTACAAATAAAAGCTCTAGTTGTCACTCagattaagaaaataacatcTCATTGAGGGTTATTAAATGTGAGAAAAACAGAGTAATAACTCAAGTTAGCAACTGTATCTAAAAAGATGACCAGAGCTAATGAGGATCAGAACAGAACTGTTCGTTTGGGAAGAGTCATTGTCATAAGCAAGGTCTGAGGTGCACTGAGGCAAGCTCTGTTAGGAAGTCAGCACTCCCTAAATGTATCTAGGAAGAAGCACTTTACCTAGAAGAGATTCAGTGAACAAAGGTTAATTGGTTGAATTCAGAAACAAGAAGGGCAGATAATTAAGCAGTACTGAAACCCCATGATGTTCTTTTGGACTATTACTGGGTATTACCAGATTCTTCCACTTAATTGTGATTGTGAAGGATTTAGCACGTGTGCATCACGCAGATAATTTAATCTGCATTTCAAGAATACTTTCAAATATTGCACCATTTCCTAACACCCAAAAATGTCTGAGCAAACATTCTGTTAGACAGCCCAAATACACTTTCTACGTAAAATGTTTGCAAGTTTCTTAGACCTGCAAAGCTTgttaatttttagaaagaacaCATAAAGTCTAAGAAATGTTACTGGTTTCCAGCTCAGCAGCCCAGCAGAACTTTCTCACAGCTATCTCTAAACAAGTTGCTCAACCATAAACATGCAATTACAATAATGAACGAACACTTTGATGTTAATCCCATCTGCGTGACGCTGTGGGATGGGAGGTATAAGGGAGTTGGTTTCAACATGCTgatctttctgaagaaatctaGAGCAGCACAGAGGTGACAGGAGAAATGTTCACAGAGGGGCTGTGGGTTCAGAAGGAGTAGAGCAGCTACTGCTGCAGTGTGTTCAGATGTGCACAGAGACACCTCCTGCACTTTTTGAGGCACCAGCTTTATCACCGAATCATGGAATCACAGggtagtttgggttggaagggaccttcaaaaatcatctagtccaacccgcctgccaggggcagggacatctgtcactagaccaggttgctcaaagccccatccaacctggccttgaacactgccagggatgggacatccacagcctctctgggcaacctcttccagtgcctcaccaccctcatagtaaagaattttttccttctatccagtctaaatctaccttctttcagtttaaaacgGTTGCCCCTTTCACTACAGGttctggtaaaaagtctttcaccatctttcttattctttattctttatcCTGGGATGCAGGACATGGTAGGGGAAGATAGCTTGGTCTCCCTTGGAGAGCTAGGAGGACAGAGCTGTTTACAGTCCAAGAACATAAAGGGCCAATTAGTGAAAAATTCCCACTCAATAGCAGACTAAACTCCAACTCCAGGAgttttttctctaataaatgtaaaatttgtatgttgggggtgggtgggtgtttAATGTCCATTGCACTTTTTTATGACCACCTTGAAGcttcaattttatttctccACCTCTGGATTCAGTTAATGTTAAGGTAACAAATGAATATAGACCTGGTATTTTAATGATGCTCTCTGGCTTTCCCAGCCTACAGACGATTCCACATGGGCACCACATGTGGTCAGAGGGAGGTGgaataagcagtttgttttggTCCAGTACTTCTGCCCTGGGGGAGCTTTCAGACTACATGGTACATTGATTAGTGGTGTTAGTCTTCCATTCAAGCTTGAAAGCACTGAAGTGCAGCTTCtggctgttgtttttctgttgcacTTTCCTTTAGTGACTGCTCATACAGTATTTACTACTGTTAGAAACATTACTCGTTTCAGAAAGATTCCTATTGTTTAACTAGATGATCTATCACAGGGTCACAAAAGCAGCCTGTGACAGACTGCACAATGCAGGCTCCATATGCTGTACTTCAATTTGATGTATAGCTTCTTCTCTGAAAGGAAACCTGAtactatttaattttctgtaagctATACCTTAACATGGTACCTGACTCTGTGCTTCTGGGATGTGGTTTTGACTGCACTTCTCTTCACTGGTTAAAAAGAGTGGAATATATTCTGTAATCTGTGACCCAAGGACAGCTCTGATGTTTTCTCCAAAGTCACTTGAGTTTATGCTGGtggaaacaaaaacagaacTTGACAAAATTGTTCTAACCGTTATTTTGACATGCGGAAGATGAGAGAAGGGATATTAGAGCTGGTCATAATACAGTTTTACTTCAGATAGCATAAAAAAAGTGGAGCATATTAACACTGCTGGAGGTTTATGTGatgaatttcctttttccctaAATTGAAATAACCTCCTAGTAAGGTCTAGCCTAGCCtcgtattttaaaaatatatgacaGTATAAGAAGTAGCAAgatggtatttttattatacttcactcaaacaaaactattttttgttttccaggtaTGGCACTACACtgacaaatgcaaagaaagggtTTTCATACCATGTGAAAAAATAGTGGTCAACCTTATCAGTGTTAACGTGGATGAGTACAAGCCGTCTCAGGAATCCAATCGTCTATCGGGAGGGAAAAGTCCCTGTTACTACACCATTTACAATGGCACCGAAGGGAAGGATTTGCCTTCAAAAGAAGTGCCGGAAACAAAACACTTGCTTGATATTTCACATGAAGATATTTCACACAAAGAGGAAGGGGACAAAACTGGGAACTGGCCATCTTATGGCCAGCCTAGAACAAACAATAccttcagacagaaaaatgcaggGACTGTAGAGTATGAACATGATGTAAGGGCTGAAGACTTCACTCCCAGTCAGAAACTAGAAGAGAAAACTTCTGGCCCCAGGGGACTACCAGGTGAGCCACAGATTGCTTTGGGGGACTTGGGTAATAAGAAAACAGGACAGCCGTATTGCCCCCAACTACTGGTTAGGGCAGCAGACCCTTGTTTGGGACAGAAAATAGAGGAACTTAATTTGAAGATGGTTGACGCAGCAGATGAATTGCCGAGTGAGACCCATATCAGCTTGGTGGACTTAGACACTGAAAAATCTGGGCAGACATCCTAccctcagctggaaaaaatagcaCAGGGTCTCACAGAGAAAGAGGGTGAACAGACCATAGTAGTAGATTGGGATCCCCATACTGGAAGACTGTATATTCCTACCTTGTCCAGTGTTGAAAATCAGGTGTGTGAAAGAGTATTCAAGTGTGATGATCCTGACAAAGAGGGAATTTTGTCCAGACTGTATGAGAAAAAGGTATCTGATGAATCATCAGAGGACCAAGAAACATACCTCCTGCAGTTCAAGGAGCAATGGGGACTGCATGTAGAAATGGAAGAGTGaacaataattttctaaaatattctaaaatgc
Proteins encoded in this window:
- the IL20RA gene encoding interleukin-20 receptor subunit alpha isoform X3; the protein is MKNVLHWSAPEGTGDGVLYKVKYSVYGVGKWIRKPECRNINRTWCDLSSETSDYEEQYYASVKAFLNGMCSDWMETTRFNPLTDTKIDPPMVSVSSTEKSISIILTAPEKWKRSPEEESISLLQVYPGLQYNVSVLNKKTKKRWWFSISNNTLVVPWLEPGTTYCVSAQIRVSTPLLYSGFSKEYCIATLKDKTADEAITVTFGCVLPVMLAVLFISMTCYCVHRYIHVSKQKHPTNLVWHYTDKCKERVFIPCEKIVVNLISVNVDEYKPSQESNRLSGGKSPCYYTIYNGTEGKDLPSKEVPETKHLLDISHEDISHKEEGDKTGNWPSYGQPRTNNTFRQKNAGTVEYEHDVRAEDFTPSQKLEEKTSGPRGLPGEPQIALGDLGNKKTGQPYCPQLLVRAADPCLGQKIEELNLKMVDAADELPSETHISLVDLDTEKSGQTSYPQLEKIAQGLTEKEGEQTIVVDWDPHTGRLYIPTLSSVENQVCERVFKCDDPDKEGILSRLYEKKVSDESSEDQETYLLQFKEQWGLHVEMEE
- the IL20RA gene encoding interleukin-20 receptor subunit alpha isoform X4; amino-acid sequence: MSFTGRHQKAQEMEYSTRYGVGKWIRKPECRNINRTWCDLSSETSDYEEQYYASVKAFLNGMCSDWMETTRFNPLTDTKIDPPMVSVSSTEKSISIILTAPEKWKRSPEEESISLLQVYPGLQYNVSVLNKKTKKRWWFSISNNTLVVPWLEPGTTYCVSAQIRVSTPLLYSGFSKEYCIATLKDKTADEAITVTFGCVLPVMLAVLFISMTCYCVHRYIHVSKQKHPTNLVWHYTDKCKERVFIPCEKIVVNLISVNVDEYKPSQESNRLSGGKSPCYYTIYNGTEGKDLPSKEVPETKHLLDISHEDISHKEEGDKTGNWPSYGQPRTNNTFRQKNAGTVEYEHDVRAEDFTPSQKLEEKTSGPRGLPGEPQIALGDLGNKKTGQPYCPQLLVRAADPCLGQKIEELNLKMVDAADELPSETHISLVDLDTEKSGQTSYPQLEKIAQGLTEKEGEQTIVVDWDPHTGRLYIPTLSSVENQVCERVFKCDDPDKEGILSRLYEKKVSDESSEDQETYLLQFKEQWGLHVEMEE
- the IL20RA gene encoding interleukin-20 receptor subunit alpha isoform X1 is translated as MGAGWPRRGAAWLPVLPLVPLLLPLLPPPPAAHAGELYCSLPDPRNVHFESINMKNVLHWSAPEGTGDGVLYKVKYSVYGVGKWIRKPECRNINRTWCDLSSETSDYEEQYYASVKAFLNGMCSDWMETTRFNPLTDTKIDPPMVSVSSTEKSISIILTAPEKWKRSPEEESISLLQVYPGLQYNVSVLNKKTKKRWWFSISNNTLVVPWLEPGTTYCVSAQIRVSTPLLYSGFSKEYCIATLKDKTADEAITVTFGCVLPVMLAVLFISMTCYCVHRYIHVSKQKHPTNLVWHYTDKCKERVFIPCEKIVVNLISVNVDEYKPSQESNRLSGGKSPCYYTIYNGTEGKDLPSKEVPETKHLLDISHEDISHKEEGDKTGNWPSYGQPRTNNTFRQKNAGTVEYEHDVRAEDFTPSQKLEEKTSGPRGLPGEPQIALGDLGNKKTGQPYCPQLLVRAADPCLGQKIEELNLKMVDAADELPSETHISLVDLDTEKSGQTSYPQLEKIAQGLTEKEGEQTIVVDWDPHTGRLYIPTLSSVENQVCERVFKCDDPDKEGILSRLYEKKVSDESSEDQETYLLQFKEQWGLHVEMEE
- the IL20RA gene encoding interleukin-20 receptor subunit alpha isoform X2 — its product is MGAGWPRRGAAWLPVLPLVPLLLPLLPPPPAAHAELYCSLPDPRNVHFESINMKNVLHWSAPEGTGDGVLYKVKYSVYGVGKWIRKPECRNINRTWCDLSSETSDYEEQYYASVKAFLNGMCSDWMETTRFNPLTDTKIDPPMVSVSSTEKSISIILTAPEKWKRSPEEESISLLQVYPGLQYNVSVLNKKTKKRWWFSISNNTLVVPWLEPGTTYCVSAQIRVSTPLLYSGFSKEYCIATLKDKTADEAITVTFGCVLPVMLAVLFISMTCYCVHRYIHVSKQKHPTNLVWHYTDKCKERVFIPCEKIVVNLISVNVDEYKPSQESNRLSGGKSPCYYTIYNGTEGKDLPSKEVPETKHLLDISHEDISHKEEGDKTGNWPSYGQPRTNNTFRQKNAGTVEYEHDVRAEDFTPSQKLEEKTSGPRGLPGEPQIALGDLGNKKTGQPYCPQLLVRAADPCLGQKIEELNLKMVDAADELPSETHISLVDLDTEKSGQTSYPQLEKIAQGLTEKEGEQTIVVDWDPHTGRLYIPTLSSVENQVCERVFKCDDPDKEGILSRLYEKKVSDESSEDQETYLLQFKEQWGLHVEMEE